The following are from one region of the Streptomyces fradiae genome:
- the rplF gene encoding 50S ribosomal protein L6: MSRIGKLPIPVPAGVDVTIEGRTVTVKGSKGSLTHTVAAPIEIVKGEDGVLNVTRPNDERQNKALHGLSRTLVANMITGVTQGYTKALEISGVGYRVAAKGSNLEFQLGYSHPILVEAPEGISFKVESPTKFSVEGIDKQKVGEVAANIRKLRKPDPYKAKGVKYAGEVIRRKVGKAGK, from the coding sequence CATCGAGGGCCGCACGGTCACCGTCAAGGGCTCCAAGGGCTCCCTGACGCACACCGTCGCCGCTCCGATCGAGATCGTTAAGGGCGAGGACGGCGTTCTCAACGTCACCCGTCCGAACGACGAGCGTCAGAACAAGGCCCTGCACGGCCTGTCCCGCACGCTGGTGGCCAACATGATCACCGGTGTGACCCAGGGGTACACGAAGGCGCTCGAGATCAGCGGTGTCGGTTACCGCGTTGCCGCGAAGGGCTCCAACCTGGAGTTCCAGCTCGGCTACAGCCACCCGATCCTGGTGGAGGCCCCCGAGGGCATCTCCTTCAAGGTCGAGTCGCCGACCAAGTTCTCGGTCGAGGGCATCGACAAGCAGAAGGTCGGCGAGGTCGCCGCCAACATCCGCAAGCTGCGCAAGCCCGACCCGTACAAGGCCAAGGGTGTCAAGTACGCGGGCGAGGTCATCCGCCGCAAGGTCGGAAAGGCTGGTAAGTAA
- the rplR gene encoding 50S ribosomal protein L18, which yields MAYGVKIAKGDAYKRAAKARRHLRIRKNVSGTAERPRLVVTRSNRGITAQVIDDLKGHTLASASHLDASVRGGEGSKSSQAQQVGALVAERAKAAGVEAVVFDRGGNRYAGRIAALADAAREAGLKF from the coding sequence ATGGCATACGGTGTCAAGATCGCCAAGGGCGACGCTTACAAGCGCGCTGCGAAGGCGCGCCGTCACCTGCGCATCCGCAAGAACGTGTCGGGTACGGCGGAGCGTCCGCGCCTCGTCGTGACGCGTTCGAACCGCGGCATCACCGCGCAGGTCATCGACGACCTCAAGGGTCACACCCTGGCGTCGGCGTCCCACCTGGACGCCTCCGTCCGCGGTGGCGAGGGCTCGAAGTCCTCGCAGGCCCAGCAGGTCGGCGCCCTGGTCGCCGAGCGCGCCAAGGCCGCCGGTGTCGAGGCCGTCGTGTTCGACCGTGGTGGCAACAGGTACGCCGGGCGCATTGCCGCTCTGGCTGACGCCGCCCGCGAAGCCGGGCTGAAGTTCTAA
- the rpsE gene encoding 30S ribosomal protein S5, which translates to MAGPQRRGSGAGGGERRDRKGRDGGAAAAEKTAYVERVVAINRVAKVVKGGRRFSFTALVVVGDGDGTVGVGYGKAKEVPAAIAKGVEEAKKHFFKVPRIQGTIPHPIQGEKAAGVVLLKPASPGTGVIAGGPVRAVLECAGVHDILSKSLGSDNAINIVHATVEALKGLQRPEEIAARRGLPLEDVAPAALLRARAGAGA; encoded by the coding sequence ATGGCTGGACCCCAGCGCCGCGGAAGCGGTGCCGGTGGCGGCGAGCGGCGGGACCGGAAGGGCCGCGACGGTGGCGCTGCCGCCGCCGAGAAGACCGCGTACGTTGAGCGCGTAGTCGCGATCAACCGCGTCGCCAAGGTTGTCAAGGGTGGTCGTCGCTTCAGCTTCACCGCGCTGGTCGTGGTGGGCGACGGTGACGGCACCGTGGGTGTCGGTTACGGCAAGGCCAAGGAGGTGCCGGCCGCCATCGCCAAGGGTGTTGAGGAGGCCAAGAAGCACTTCTTCAAGGTCCCCCGTATCCAGGGCACCATCCCGCACCCGATCCAGGGTGAGAAGGCCGCGGGCGTCGTCCTGCTCAAGCCGGCTTCCCCCGGTACCGGTGTTATCGCCGGTGGCCCGGTGCGCGCCGTGCTCGAGTGCGCCGGCGTTCACGACATCCTGTCGAAGTCCCTCGGCTCCGACAACGCGATCAACATCGTGCACGCGACCGTGGAGGCCCTGAAGGGCCTGCAGCGTCCCGAGGAGATCGCGGCCCGCCGCGGTCTGCCCCTCGAGGACGTCGCCCCCGCGGCTCTGCTTCGTGCGCGTGCCGGGGCGGGTGCGTAA
- the rpmD gene encoding 50S ribosomal protein L30 codes for MARLKITQTKSYIGSKQNHRDTLRSLGLKRLNDVVVKEDRPEFRGMVHTVRHLVTVEEVD; via the coding sequence ATGGCTCGCCTCAAGATCACGCAGACGAAGTCGTACATCGGCAGCAAGCAGAACCACCGCGACACCCTGCGTTCGCTCGGGCTCAAGCGCCTGAACGACGTGGTCGTCAAGGAGGACCGCCCCGAGTTCCGCGGCATGGTGCACACCGTCCGCCACCTCGTGACGGTCGAGGAGGTCGACTGA
- the rplO gene encoding 50S ribosomal protein L15: MAETNPLKVHNLRPAPGAKTAKTRVGRGEASKGKTAGRGTKGTKARYQVPERFEGGQMPLHMRLPKLKGFKNPFRTEFQVVNLDKLAALYPQGGEVTVADLVAKGAVRKNQLVKVLGTGEVSVALQVTVDAVSGSAKEKIAAAGGTVTELV, encoded by the coding sequence ATGGCGGAGACCAACCCGCTGAAGGTCCACAACCTCCGTCCCGCCCCGGGCGCCAAGACCGCCAAGACCCGTGTGGGTCGTGGTGAGGCGTCGAAGGGTAAGACGGCCGGTCGTGGTACGAAGGGCACGAAGGCCCGTTACCAGGTTCCGGAGCGCTTCGAGGGTGGCCAGATGCCCCTCCACATGCGCCTCCCGAAGCTGAAGGGCTTCAAAAACCCCTTCCGCACCGAGTTCCAGGTCGTGAACCTGGACAAGCTGGCCGCGCTCTACCCGCAGGGTGGCGAGGTCACGGTGGCCGACCTGGTCGCCAAGGGTGCGGTTCGCAAGAACCAGCTCGTCAAGGTGCTCGGCACCGGCGAGGTCTCCGTGGCGCTGCAGGTGACGGTCGACGCCGTCTCCGGCTCCGCCAAGGAGAAGATCGCCGCCGCCGGCGGCACCGTCACCGAGCTCGTCTGA
- the secY gene encoding preprotein translocase subunit SecY, protein MLTAFARAFKTPDLRKKLLFTLGIIVLYRLGAHIPVPGVSYEAVQQCVDQASQGNNSLFGLVNMFSGGALLQITIFALGIMPYITASIILQLLTVVIPRLEALKKEGQSGTTKITQYTRYLTVALAILQGTGLVATARTGALFSGCTVASQVVPDQSIFTTATMVITMTAGTGVVMWLGELITDRGIGNGMSILMFISIAAGFPGALWAIKKSGDLAGGWIEFGTVILIGFVMVGLVVFVEQAQRRIPVQYAKRMIGRRSYGGTSTYIPLKVNQAGVIPVIFASSLLYIPALVAQFSNSTAGWKTWIEAHFVKGDHPYYIAAYFLLIVFFAFFYVAISFNPEEVADNMKKYGGFIPGIRAGRPTAEYLSYVLNRITWPGSLYLGLIALVPTMALAGFGGANANFPFGGTSILIIVGVGLETVKQIESQLQQRNYEGFLR, encoded by the coding sequence GTGCTCACCGCGTTCGCCCGGGCGTTCAAGACGCCCGACCTGCGCAAGAAGCTGCTCTTCACGCTCGGCATCATCGTGCTGTACCGGCTCGGGGCACACATCCCCGTCCCCGGCGTCAGCTACGAGGCCGTCCAGCAGTGTGTGGATCAGGCGAGTCAGGGCAACAACAGCCTGTTCGGCCTGGTCAACATGTTCAGTGGCGGGGCGCTGCTGCAGATCACCATCTTCGCGCTCGGCATCATGCCGTACATCACGGCGAGCATCATCCTGCAGCTGCTGACCGTGGTGATCCCGCGCCTGGAAGCCCTCAAGAAGGAGGGACAGTCGGGCACCACGAAGATCACGCAGTACACGCGTTATCTGACGGTCGCCCTCGCCATCCTCCAGGGCACCGGCCTCGTCGCCACCGCCCGTACCGGCGCGCTGTTCAGCGGCTGCACCGTCGCGAGCCAGGTCGTTCCCGACCAGTCGATCTTCACCACCGCCACCATGGTCATCACCATGACCGCGGGCACCGGCGTCGTGATGTGGCTCGGCGAGCTCATCACCGACCGCGGCATCGGCAACGGCATGTCGATCCTCATGTTCATCTCGATCGCCGCCGGCTTCCCGGGCGCCCTCTGGGCCATCAAGAAGAGCGGCGACCTCGCCGGGGGCTGGATCGAGTTCGGCACCGTCATCCTCATCGGCTTCGTGATGGTCGGCCTCGTCGTCTTCGTCGAGCAGGCCCAGCGCCGCATTCCGGTGCAGTACGCGAAGCGGATGATCGGCCGGCGGTCGTACGGCGGTACGTCCACTTACATCCCTTTGAAGGTGAACCAGGCAGGTGTGATTCCTGTCATCTTCGCCTCGTCGCTGCTCTACATCCCGGCGCTCGTCGCGCAGTTCTCGAACTCCACGGCCGGCTGGAAGACCTGGATCGAAGCCCACTTCGTCAAGGGTGACCACCCGTATTACATCGCCGCGTACTTCCTTCTGATCGTGTTCTTCGCCTTCTTCTACGTGGCGATCTCGTTCAACCCCGAGGAAGTCGCCGACAACATGAAGAAGTATGGTGGCTTCATCCCGGGTATCCGGGCTGGTCGACCTACTGCCGAGTACCTGAGCTACGTGCTCAACCGGATCACTTGGCCGGGCTCGCTGTATCTGGGTCTGATCGCTCTTGTGCCGACGATGGCGTTGGCGGGCTTCGGTGGTGCGAACGCGAACTTCCCGTTCGGCGGCACCAGCATCCTCATCATCGTGGGTGTCGGTCTCGAGACCGTGAAGCAGATCGAGAGCCAGCTCCAGCAGCGCAATTACGAAGGGTTCCTCCGCTGA
- a CDS encoding adenylate kinase, giving the protein MRIVLVGPPGAGKGTQAAYLAKNLGIPHISTGDLFRANISQGTPLGVEAQSYMKAGQLVPDSVTIGMAEDRMRQADAEGGFLLDGFPRNVAQAEALDAFLKGEDIKLDAVLDLEVPEDEVVKRIAGRRICRNDSAHVFHVTYNAPKTEGVCDACGGELYQREDDNEETVRKRLAVYHAETEPIIDYYRAQNLVETISALGKVDEVTAKAMAALKK; this is encoded by the coding sequence ATGCGAATCGTCCTCGTCGGACCGCCCGGTGCGGGCAAGGGCACGCAGGCCGCGTACCTCGCCAAGAACCTGGGTATCCCGCACATCTCCACCGGCGACCTGTTCCGTGCCAACATCTCGCAGGGAACGCCGCTGGGTGTGGAGGCGCAGTCGTACATGAAGGCCGGCCAGCTGGTGCCGGACTCCGTGACGATCGGGATGGCCGAGGACCGCATGCGCCAGGCGGACGCCGAGGGCGGCTTCCTGCTCGACGGGTTCCCGCGGAACGTGGCCCAGGCCGAGGCCCTGGACGCCTTCCTCAAGGGCGAGGACATCAAGCTGGACGCGGTCCTGGACCTCGAGGTCCCCGAGGACGAGGTCGTGAAGCGGATCGCGGGTCGCCGCATCTGCCGCAATGACTCCGCGCACGTCTTCCACGTGACGTACAACGCCCCGAAGACCGAGGGCGTCTGCGACGCCTGCGGCGGCGAGCTGTACCAGCGCGAGGACGACAACGAGGAGACCGTCCGCAAGCGTCTGGCGGTCTACCACGCGGAGACCGAGCCGATCATCGACTACTACCGGGCGCAGAACCTGGTGGAGACGATCTCGGCGCTCGGCAAGGTGGACGAGGTCACGGCGAAGGCCATGGCCGCGCTGAAGAAGTAA
- the map gene encoding type I methionyl aminopeptidase: MVQLKTPEQIAKMREAGLVVAAIHAATREAAVPGATTRDLDEVARKVIADHGAKSNFLGYGGFPATICTSANEVVVHGIPDEKTVLKDGDIISIDAGAIVDGWHGDAAYTCFVGTGHAPELIELSRVTEESMWAGIAAMKLGARLVDISKAIETYIKRQPRPAVGDHSLGRYGIIEDYGGHGIGTEMHMDPHLLNYVSRKRGKGPKLVPGFCLAIEPMVSLGTPKTEVLADDWTVITTDGTWSSHWEHSVALTEEGPLVLTAVDGGKAKLAEMGVTTAPDPLA; the protein is encoded by the coding sequence ATGGTGCAGCTCAAGACCCCCGAGCAGATCGCGAAGATGCGTGAGGCGGGGCTGGTCGTCGCGGCCATCCACGCGGCCACCCGTGAGGCGGCCGTGCCGGGCGCCACGACGCGGGACCTGGACGAGGTCGCCCGCAAGGTGATCGCCGACCACGGCGCGAAGTCGAACTTCCTCGGGTACGGCGGCTTCCCCGCGACCATCTGCACCTCGGCCAACGAGGTCGTGGTCCACGGCATCCCCGACGAGAAGACGGTCCTCAAGGACGGCGACATCATCTCGATCGACGCGGGCGCGATCGTCGACGGCTGGCACGGCGACGCCGCGTACACCTGCTTCGTGGGCACCGGCCACGCGCCGGAGCTGATCGAGCTCTCCCGGGTGACCGAGGAGTCGATGTGGGCCGGCATCGCGGCCATGAAGCTCGGCGCGCGGCTCGTCGACATCTCCAAGGCGATCGAGACGTACATCAAGCGCCAGCCGCGGCCGGCCGTGGGCGACCACAGCCTGGGCCGCTACGGCATCATCGAGGACTACGGCGGCCACGGCATCGGCACCGAGATGCACATGGACCCGCACCTCCTGAACTACGTCTCCCGCAAGCGCGGCAAGGGCCCGAAGCTGGTCCCCGGCTTCTGCCTGGCCATCGAGCCCATGGTCTCCCTCGGTACGCCGAAGACGGAGGTCCTCGCCGACGACTGGACCGTCATCACGACGGACGGCACCTGGTCCTCCCACTGGGAGCACAGCGTCGCCCTGACGGAGGAGGGCCCGCTGGTCCTCACGGCGGTCGACGGTGGAAAGGCGAAGCTTGCGGAGATGGGCGTGACGACGGCGCCGGACCCGCTGGCGTAA
- the infA gene encoding translation initiation factor IF-1, with the protein MAKKQGAIEIEGTVIESLPNAMFKVELQNGHKVLAHISGKMRMHYIRILPDDRVVVELSPYDLTRGRIVYRYK; encoded by the coding sequence GTGGCCAAGAAGCAAGGTGCCATCGAAATCGAGGGCACCGTGATCGAGTCCCTGCCGAACGCCATGTTCAAGGTGGAGCTCCAGAACGGTCACAAGGTCCTCGCGCACATCTCCGGCAAGATGCGGATGCACTACATCCGGATCCTCCCGGACGACCGGGTCGTCGTGGAGCTGTCTCCGTACGACCTGACGCGTGGCCGGATCGTCTACCGGTACAAGTAG
- the rpmJ gene encoding 50S ribosomal protein L36, whose protein sequence is MKVKPSVKKICDKCKVIRRHGRVMVICDNLRHKQRQG, encoded by the coding sequence ATGAAGGTCAAGCCGAGCGTCAAGAAGATCTGCGACAAGTGCAAGGTGATCCGCCGCCACGGTCGGGTCATGGTCATCTGCGACAACCTGCGCCACAAGCAGCGCCAGGGCTGA
- the rpsM gene encoding 30S ribosomal protein S13 translates to MARVSGVDIPREKRVVVALTYVFGIGRTRSEEILAATGVNPSTRVRDLAEEDLVKIREYVDANLQTEGDLRREIAADIRRKVEIGCYQGLRHRRGLPVRGQRTSTNARTRKGPRRAIAGKKKPGKK, encoded by the coding sequence ATGGCACGCGTTTCCGGTGTTGACATCCCGCGCGAAAAGCGTGTGGTGGTCGCACTCACCTACGTCTTCGGCATCGGGCGTACCCGGTCCGAGGAGATCCTCGCCGCGACCGGCGTGAACCCGTCCACCCGTGTCCGCGACCTTGCCGAGGAAGACCTCGTCAAGATCCGCGAGTACGTGGACGCCAACCTCCAGACCGAGGGTGACCTCCGCCGCGAGATCGCCGCCGACATCCGCCGCAAGGTCGAGATCGGCTGCTACCAGGGTCTGCGCCACCGTCGTGGCCTGCCCGTCCGCGGTCAGCGCACCAGCACGAACGCTCGTACCCGCAAGGGCCCGCGTCGCGCCATCGCCGGTAAGAAGAAGCCGGGCAAGAAGTAG
- the rpsK gene encoding 30S ribosomal protein S11 encodes MPPKGRQGAAKKVRRKEKKNVAHGHAHIKSTFNNTIVSITDPSGNVISWASAGHVGFKGSRKSTPFAAQMAAESAARRAQEHGMRKVDVFVKGPGSGRETAIRSLQATGLEVGSIQDVTPTPHNGCRPPKRRRV; translated from the coding sequence ATGCCCCCCAAGGGTCGTCAGGGCGCTGCCAAGAAGGTGCGCCGCAAGGAAAAGAAGAACGTCGCTCACGGCCACGCGCACATCAAGAGCACGTTCAACAACACGATCGTCTCGATCACGGACCCGTCCGGCAACGTGATCTCCTGGGCCTCCGCCGGCCACGTCGGCTTCAAGGGCTCGCGCAAGTCCACCCCCTTCGCCGCGCAGATGGCCGCCGAGTCGGCCGCCCGCCGCGCGCAGGAGCACGGCATGCGCAAGGTCGACGTCTTCGTCAAGGGTCCCGGCTCCGGCCGTGAGACCGCGATCCGCTCCCTCCAGGCCACCGGCCTCGAGGTCGGCTCGATCCAGGACGTCACCCCCACCCCGCACAACGGCTGCCGTCCGCCGAAGCGCCGCCGCGTCTGA
- a CDS encoding DNA-directed RNA polymerase subunit alpha — translation MLIAQRPSLTEEVVDEFRSRFVIEPLEPGFGYTLGNSLRRTLLSSIPGAAVTSIRIDGVLHEFTTVPGVKEDVTDLILNIKQLVVSSEHDEPVVMYLRKQGPGVVTAADIAPPAGVEVHNPDLVLATLNGKGKLEMELTVERGRGYVSAVQNKQVGQEIGRIPVDSIYSPVLKVTYKVEATRVEQRTDFDKLIVDVETKQAMRPRDAMASAGKTLVELFGLARELNIDAEGIDMGPSPTDAALAADLALPIEELELTVRSYNCLKREGIHSVGELVARSEADLLDIRNFGAKSIDEVKAKLAGMGLALKDSPPGFDPTAAADAFGADDDADAGFVETEQY, via the coding sequence ATGCTTATCGCTCAGCGTCCTTCGCTGACCGAAGAGGTCGTCGACGAGTTCCGCTCCCGGTTCGTCATCGAGCCGCTGGAGCCGGGCTTCGGCTACACCCTCGGCAACTCGCTCCGCCGCACCCTCCTCTCGTCGATCCCCGGCGCTGCTGTCACCAGCATCCGCATCGACGGTGTCCTGCACGAGTTCACCACCGTGCCGGGCGTCAAGGAGGACGTCACCGACCTCATCCTGAACATCAAGCAGCTGGTCGTCTCCTCGGAGCACGACGAGCCGGTCGTGATGTACCTGCGCAAGCAGGGCCCGGGTGTCGTCACCGCCGCCGACATCGCGCCGCCGGCCGGTGTCGAGGTGCACAACCCCGACCTGGTCCTCGCCACGCTCAACGGCAAGGGCAAGCTGGAGATGGAGCTGACCGTCGAGCGCGGTCGCGGCTACGTCTCCGCCGTCCAGAACAAGCAGGTGGGCCAGGAGATCGGCCGTATCCCGGTCGACTCCATCTACAGCCCCGTGCTGAAGGTCACCTACAAGGTCGAGGCGACCCGAGTCGAGCAGCGCACCGACTTCGACAAGCTCATCGTCGACGTCGAGACCAAGCAGGCCATGCGCCCGCGTGACGCCATGGCGTCCGCCGGCAAGACCCTGGTCGAGCTGTTCGGTCTGGCCCGCGAGCTCAACATCGACGCCGAGGGCATCGACATGGGCCCGTCCCCGACGGACGCCGCCCTGGCCGCCGACCTGGCGCTGCCGATCGAGGAGCTCGAGCTCACCGTTCGGTCGTACAACTGCCTCAAGCGCGAGGGCATCCACTCCGTGGGTGAGCTCGTCGCCCGCTCCGAGGCGGACCTGCTCGACATCCGCAACTTCGGTGCGAAGTCGATCGACGAGGTCAAGGCGAAGCTGGCCGGCATGGGCCTGGCCCTCAAGGACAGCCCGCCCGGATTCGACCCGACCGCTGCCGCCGACGCGTTCGGCGCGGACGACGACGCCGACGCCGGCTTCGTCGAGACCGAGCAGTACTGA
- the rplQ gene encoding 50S ribosomal protein L17, with translation MPRPTKGARLGGSAAHEKLLLANLAKSLFEHGRITTTEAKARRLRPVAERLITKAKKGDIHNRRLVLQTITDKGVVHTLFTEIAPRYAERPGGYTRITKIGNRRGDNAPMAVIELVEGEIAKKATVAEAEAATKRAVKEADEAAAVEATEDEAKDA, from the coding sequence ATGCCGCGTCCCACCAAGGGCGCCCGCCTCGGCGGCTCCGCCGCGCACGAGAAGCTGCTCCTCGCCAACCTGGCGAAGTCGCTCTTCGAGCACGGCCGCATCACGACGACCGAGGCCAAGGCCCGCCGCCTGCGTCCGGTCGCCGAGCGCCTGATCACCAAGGCGAAGAAGGGCGACATCCACAACCGTCGCCTGGTGCTGCAGACGATCACCGACAAGGGCGTCGTCCACACCCTCTTCACCGAGATCGCCCCGCGCTACGCGGAGCGTCCGGGTGGTTACACCCGTATCACCAAGATCGGCAACCGTCGTGGCGACAACGCCCCGATGGCCGTGATCGAGCTGGTCGAGGGCGAGATCGCCAAGAAGGCGACCGTTGCCGAGGCCGAGGCCGCCACCAAGCGCGCCGTCAAGGAGGCCGACGAGGCCGCCGCGGTCGAGGCGACCGAGGACGAGGCGAAGGACGCGTAA
- the truA gene encoding tRNA pseudouridine(38-40) synthase TruA, which produces MSDDVQPGFVRVRLDLSYDGKDFSGWAKQARGQRTVQGEIEDALKTVTRSSETYELTVAGRTDAGVHARGQVAHVDLPVALWEEHREKLLRRLAGRLSHDVRIWKVAEAPAGFNARFSAIWRRYAYRVTDHPGGVDPLLRGHVLWHDWTLDMDAMNAAAERLVGEHDFAAYCKKREGATTIRTLQELRWERRPDGILEATVKADAFCHNMVRSLVGALLFVGDGHRPVEWPGKVLAAGVRDSAVHVVRPHGLTLEEVGYPADAQLAARSREARNKRSLPGSGGCC; this is translated from the coding sequence GTGAGTGATGACGTGCAGCCCGGGTTCGTACGGGTACGGCTCGACCTTTCGTACGACGGCAAGGACTTCTCCGGCTGGGCCAAGCAGGCCCGCGGGCAGCGGACCGTGCAGGGCGAGATCGAGGACGCGCTGAAGACCGTGACCCGGTCCTCGGAGACGTACGAGCTGACCGTCGCCGGCCGCACCGACGCCGGCGTGCACGCGCGCGGCCAGGTGGCGCACGTCGACCTGCCGGTCGCGCTGTGGGAGGAGCACCGCGAGAAGCTGCTCAGGCGGCTCGCCGGGCGCCTCTCGCACGACGTGCGGATCTGGAAGGTCGCGGAGGCCCCGGCCGGCTTCAACGCGCGCTTCTCGGCGATCTGGCGCCGCTACGCCTACCGGGTCACCGACCACCCCGGCGGCGTCGACCCGCTGCTGCGCGGCCACGTCCTGTGGCACGACTGGACGCTCGACATGGACGCCATGAACGCCGCCGCCGAGCGGCTCGTCGGCGAGCACGACTTCGCCGCGTACTGCAAGAAGCGCGAGGGCGCGACGACCATCCGGACCCTGCAGGAGCTGCGCTGGGAGCGCCGCCCCGACGGGATCCTGGAGGCCACCGTCAAGGCCGACGCCTTCTGCCACAACATGGTGCGCTCGCTGGTCGGCGCCCTGCTGTTCGTCGGCGACGGGCACCGCCCGGTCGAGTGGCCCGGCAAGGTGCTCGCCGCCGGCGTGCGGGACTCGGCCGTACACGTCGTACGGCCGCACGGCCTCACCCTGGAAGAGGTCGGCTACCCGGCCGACGCCCAGCTCGCCGCCCGCAGCCGCGAGGCCCGCAACAAGCGGTCACTCCCGGGGAGCGGCGGCTGCTGCTGA
- a CDS encoding ABC-F family ATP-binding cassette domain-containing protein, producing the protein MGHVEAAHLEYYLPDGRVLLGDVSFRVGEGSVVALVGANGAGKTTLLRLISGELQPHGGTVTVSGGLGVMPQFVGSVRDESTVRDLLVSVAPARIRTAAKAVDEAEHRIMTVDDEAAQMAYAQALSDWAEVQGYEFETLWDICTMAAMGVPYDKAQFRQVRTLSGGEQKRLVLEYLLRGGDEVLLLDEPDNYLDVPGKRWLEERLRETRKTVLFISHDRELLSRAAQKIVAVEPGPAGSDVWVHGGGFDTFHDARRERFARFEELKRRWEEKHAQLKKLVVNLRQAAAVSHEMASRYAAAQTRLRKFEEAGPPPEPPREQDIRMRLRGGRTGVRAVTAENLELTGLMKPFSLEIFYGERVAVLGSNGSGKSHFLRLLAGDPSVAHTGLWKLGARVVPGHFAQTHAHPELQGRPLVDILWTEHAKDRGAAMSMLRRYELERQGDQPFDKLSGGQQARFQILLLELAGTTALLLDEPTDNLDLESAEALQDGLESYEGTVLAVTHDRWFARSFDRYLVFGSDGVVRETTEPVWDERRVERAR; encoded by the coding sequence ATGGGACACGTCGAAGCCGCGCATCTTGAGTACTACCTGCCCGACGGGAGGGTCCTCCTCGGGGATGTCTCCTTCCGGGTCGGCGAGGGCAGCGTCGTCGCCCTGGTCGGCGCCAACGGCGCGGGGAAGACGACCCTGCTCCGGCTGATCTCCGGGGAGCTGCAGCCGCACGGCGGCACCGTCACCGTCAGCGGCGGGCTCGGCGTGATGCCGCAGTTCGTGGGCTCCGTGCGGGACGAGTCCACCGTCCGTGACCTGCTGGTCTCGGTGGCGCCCGCCCGGATCCGTACGGCCGCGAAGGCGGTCGACGAGGCCGAGCACCGGATCATGACGGTCGACGACGAGGCCGCGCAGATGGCGTACGCGCAGGCGCTCAGCGACTGGGCCGAGGTGCAGGGGTACGAGTTCGAGACCCTGTGGGACATCTGCACCATGGCCGCGATGGGCGTGCCGTACGACAAGGCGCAGTTCCGGCAGGTGCGCACGCTCAGCGGCGGCGAGCAGAAGCGGCTGGTCCTGGAGTACCTGCTGCGGGGCGGCGACGAGGTGCTGCTGCTCGACGAGCCGGACAACTATCTGGACGTGCCGGGCAAGCGCTGGCTGGAGGAGCGGCTGCGGGAGACCCGTAAGACCGTGCTCTTCATCTCCCACGACCGGGAGCTGCTCTCCCGGGCCGCGCAGAAGATCGTCGCCGTGGAGCCCGGTCCGGCCGGCTCCGACGTGTGGGTGCACGGCGGCGGCTTCGACACCTTCCACGACGCGCGGCGGGAGCGCTTCGCGCGCTTCGAGGAGCTGAAGCGGCGCTGGGAGGAGAAGCACGCGCAGCTGAAGAAGCTGGTGGTCAACCTGCGGCAGGCGGCCGCGGTCAGCCACGAGATGGCCTCGCGGTACGCGGCGGCGCAGACCCGGCTGAGGAAGTTCGAGGAGGCGGGCCCGCCGCCGGAGCCGCCGCGCGAGCAGGACATCCGGATGCGGCTGCGCGGCGGCCGGACCGGCGTGCGGGCGGTGACGGCGGAGAACCTGGAGCTGACCGGGCTGATGAAGCCCTTCTCCCTGGAGATCTTCTACGGGGAGCGGGTCGCCGTCCTCGGCTCGAACGGCTCCGGCAAGTCGCACTTCCTGCGGCTGCTCGCGGGCGACCCGTCGGTGGCCCACACGGGTCTGTGGAAGCTCGGCGCCCGGGTCGTCCCCGGCCACTTCGCCCAGACCCACGCCCACCCCGAGCTCCAGGGCCGCCCGCTCGTCGACATCCTGTGGACGGAGCACGCCAAGGACCGCGGCGCGGCGATGTCGATGCTGCGGCGGTACGAGCTGGAGCGCCAGGGCGACCAGCCCTTCGACAAGCTCTCCGGCGGCCAGCAGGCCCGCTTCCAGATCCTCCTCCTGGAGCTGGCGGGCACCACCGCCCTGCTCCTCGACGAGCCGACGGACAACCTGGACCTGGAGTCCGCGGAGGCCCTCCAGGACGGCCTGGAGTCCTACGAGGGCACGGTCCTGGCCGTCACCCACGACCGCTGGTTCGCCCGCTCCTTCGACCGCTATCTGGTCTTCGGCTCGGACGGCGTGGTGCGGGAGACGACGGAGCCGGTGTGGGACGAGCGGCGGGTGGAGCGGGCGCGGTAG